CTCCTCATCCTCAAGACCTTGAGCCTGGGCCCCCGGCATGGCGCCGCCGTGGTGCGCTGGCTCGAGCAGGTGACCGAGGGCGCGCTCGTGGTGGAGGAAGGCTCGTTGTACCCGGCGCTCCACCGCCTGGAGCGCAAGACGTGGGTCTCCTCGGAGTGGGGCGTGTCGGAGCACAACCGCCGCGTCCGCTTCTACGCCCTCACCCCCGAGGGCCGCGAGCAACTGCTCGCGCAGATGGAGGAGTTCCGGCGCCTGGTGCGGCTCGTCACGCGCGTGATCGCCCAGTCGCCGACGAGCACCCCGCGCTAGCCTTGGGCCTCGGTCCGCGCGGCGGGCAGCCGGATGGTGAAGGTGCTGCCCTTGCCGGGCTCGCTCTGCACGTCGATGCGGCCCTGGTGGCGCGTGATGATGCCGTAGCTCACCGACAGCCCCAGGCCCGTGCCCTGTCCGCGCGGCTTGGTGGTGAAGAAGGGCGTGAAGAGCTTGGAGAGTGTCTCCGAGTTCATGCCCTTGCCCGTGTCGGCGATCTCCACCACCACCTCGCCCCCCTCCTGCCGCGTGCGGATGCGGATCTCCCCCCGCGTCTCGATGGCCTGCGCCGCGTTGACGAGCAGGTTGGTGAACACCTGGGAGATCTGCGTGGGATGGCAGCTCACGGGCGGCAGCGGACCGAAGTCCCGCTTCACCTCGCATTTGTACTTGAGCTCGTTCCACACGATCTTCAACGTGGAGGCCAGCTCCTCGTTCACGTCCACCAGTTGCGGCTCGCCCGAGTCCTCCCGCGCGAACGAGCGCAGGCTCTGGGCGATCTCCTTGATGCGCCGCGTGCCCGCCAGCGACTCCTCGACGAGCTCGGGCATGTCATCGAGGAGGTAGTCCACGTCCCCCTGCTCCCACAGCTCGCGCATGTGCTCGATGAGCTCGGGGGCGACCGGGGCGGTGGGCGCGGCCTCGTGGGCGGAGAGCAGCTCGCGCTGGGCGGCCAGCAGGGGCCGGAGCGCGGAGACGTACTGGTCGAGCGTCCCCAGGTTGCTCATCACGTAGCTCACCGGGTTGTTGATTTCGTGCGCGACGCCCGCGGCCATCTGCCCGAGCGAGGCCATCTTCTCCGTCTGGATGAGCTGGGCCTGCTGCTCCTCGAGCTCCAGGGTGGCGCGCAGGAGCTTCTCGCTGCGGTTGCGCACCATTTCCTCCAGGCTGTCGCGGTGGCGCCGCAGCTCCTCCTCCCGCTGGCGCAGGCGCTCCTCGGTCTGCTTTCGCTCGGTGATGTTGCGCACGATGGCCAGCACCTCGTCCGAGCCGCTGCGCATCAGCCGCATCTCGTAATACATGCGGCCCTGGGGGCGCTCCATCGGGTACTCGACGACCTCCGAGGTTCCTTCACGGATGGCGCGGCCCAGCTGCAGGAAGATCTTGTCGAGGTACACGGGCGCCAGGGGCAACTGGCGCATGTTCAAGCCGATGACGCGCTCGAGGGGGACGGCGATATCCGTCTGGTGGGTGATGTAGTGGTCCCGGTAGGTGCCATCCGCGTCGATGCGGAAGACGAGGTCCGGCAGGATCTCCACCAGGGCGCGCAGGCGCTCCTCGCCGTGCTTGCGCACGGTGATGTCCACGTTGGTGCCCACCAGCCGCGAGGGACGGTCCTGCTCGTCACGCGCCACCACGGTGACGCGGGTCATCACCCAGAGCCACCGGCCATCCCGGTGCCGCAGGCGCTGCTCCCACTCCATGGCGTCGAGGTCTTTGCGCTGACGATTCTTGATCTGCTCGGCATAGCGGGTCGCGTCGTCGGGATGGCACAGGCTCAGCCACGTCTGGAGGGTCGGCTCCAGCTCACCCCGGGCATAGCCGAGCATGCCCAGCCACCGGTGGTTGGCGAAGATCTCGTGGGTGTCCAGGTCCAGCACCCAGACGCCATCCTCCATGTTGTCCATCACCAGGCGCAGGTTCTCCGCGCTTTCCTGTTGCTGCTGGCGCAGCGCCTTCTCGGCCTCGCTCCGCCGCTGCTCGTGACGCTCGCCCAGCAGCAGCGCGCCGCAGGCGACGAGGAAGGGCTGGAGGACGTCGGTGAGCCTGGCCTCGTAGCCACCCGGCCGGCCGGCGAGGCCCACCGCCCCCACCCGGAGTCCCTCCACGTCCAGGGGCAGGACGCACCGC
Above is a window of Cystobacter fuscus DNA encoding:
- a CDS encoding PadR family transcriptional regulator, with translation MPTTEVELLQGTLDLLILKTLSLGPRHGAAVVRWLEQVTEGALVVEEGSLYPALHRLERKTWVSSEWGVSEHNRRVRFYALTPEGREQLLAQMEEFRRLVRLVTRVIAQSPTSTPR
- a CDS encoding PAS domain-containing sensor histidine kinase, with amino-acid sequence MPSLSPDPTSGSRDRSGLPPDPPQPPDELLRASHQLLRKIVEIQSTLIRGGNPREALQRLLAEVMEATGSTSGCLVEAKPAANGVRETRCLVGLPVDARGEEAPSQETRELRARVEALCASTEPLPAESTGTRCVLPLDVEGLRVGAVGLAGRPGGYEARLTDVLQPFLVACGALLLGERHEQRRSEAEKALRQQQQESAENLRLVMDNMEDGVWVLDLDTHEIFANHRWLGMLGYARGELEPTLQTWLSLCHPDDATRYAEQIKNRQRKDLDAMEWEQRLRHRDGRWLWVMTRVTVVARDEQDRPSRLVGTNVDITVRKHGEERLRALVEILPDLVFRIDADGTYRDHYITHQTDIAVPLERVIGLNMRQLPLAPVYLDKIFLQLGRAIREGTSEVVEYPMERPQGRMYYEMRLMRSGSDEVLAIVRNITERKQTEERLRQREEELRRHRDSLEEMVRNRSEKLLRATLELEEQQAQLIQTEKMASLGQMAAGVAHEINNPVSYVMSNLGTLDQYVSALRPLLAAQRELLSAHEAAPTAPVAPELIEHMRELWEQGDVDYLLDDMPELVEESLAGTRRIKEIAQSLRSFAREDSGEPQLVDVNEELASTLKIVWNELKYKCEVKRDFGPLPPVSCHPTQISQVFTNLLVNAAQAIETRGEIRIRTRQEGGEVVVEIADTGKGMNSETLSKLFTPFFTTKPRGQGTGLGLSVSYGIITRHQGRIDVQSEPGKGSTFTIRLPAARTEAQG